A stretch of DNA from Oceanivirga salmonicida:
AAAAAGTATATGCAAAAGATATTAAGACATATGAGAGAGCATATAGAACATTAATAGCAACCCTATTTAATTTATCTGGTTATTATATAGCCAAAGTAGAACAAAAAGCAGGTATAGGAGAAGCAGATATAATATTACTACCAGCATATATAACAAGAAAAGCAAAATTAATAGAATTAAAATGTGTAGACACACCAAAAGATATAGAAAATAAACATAAAGAAGCAAAAGAAC
This window harbors:
- a CDS encoding PD-(D/E)XK nuclease domain-containing protein, coding for KVYAKDIKTYERAYRTLIATLFNLSGYYIAKVEQKAGIGEADIILLPAYITRKAKLIELKCVDTPKDIENKHKEAKEQIEAKKYKDYFTDEQLEGLQIYTMVCCNYEVSIREIN